One region of Catenuloplanes indicus genomic DNA includes:
- a CDS encoding TetR/AcrR family transcriptional regulator: protein MDEKQRVILRQAMALADEAGLDAVSMRAVGRRVGLSSMALYPYVGNKEALLDGLVRQLLEELHDASESDGDWRDRLRAIARAARDLAHAHPGAYPLLVARPAAGEAEDADRVQERIRDALRDAGVARAEVLRLQRMLSTFALGYGASEVTGRFTAGSAEERTAEFEADLEDLLGLIERTAERRPG from the coding sequence GTGGACGAGAAGCAGCGGGTGATCCTGCGGCAGGCGATGGCGCTCGCGGACGAGGCCGGCCTGGACGCGGTCTCGATGCGTGCCGTCGGCCGGCGGGTCGGGCTCAGCTCGATGGCGCTCTACCCGTACGTGGGCAACAAGGAGGCGCTGCTCGACGGCCTGGTGCGGCAGCTGCTGGAGGAACTGCACGACGCCTCCGAGTCGGACGGCGACTGGCGGGACCGGCTGCGTGCGATCGCCCGCGCCGCCCGCGACCTGGCACATGCGCATCCCGGGGCGTATCCGCTGCTGGTGGCACGCCCGGCGGCCGGTGAGGCGGAGGACGCCGACCGGGTGCAGGAGCGCATCCGGGACGCGCTGCGCGACGCGGGCGTGGCCCGCGCGGAGGTCCTGCGGCTGCAACGGATGCTGTCGACGTTCGCGCTCGGCTACGGCGCCTCGGAGGTGACCGGCCGCTTCACGGCCGGTTCGGCGGAGGAACGGACCGCGGAGTTCGAGGCGGACCTGGAGGACCTGCTGGGGCTGATCGAACGGACCGCGGAGCGACGGCCCGGCTGA
- a CDS encoding helix-turn-helix domain-containing protein, which translates to MATPSGESPAVARRRLRLALRRAREIIGYTQQQVADEMEWSISKVMRIESGEVTISVNDTRSLLSYLGVTDRDEVNRLIQSARDAKKRAWWDEGRFREQLPLALRQLIQFETEARTIRYFHPMFIPGPLQTPGYVETLLGLYRDTLPADWVDTRIEARLLRRKAFLERTDKPRVMLLLDESVLLRTMGDASMLATQLFDLHSLAIQGRVTVRVIPFTAKIALPALGTFEIHNFAIHDASEQLPEAEESTDDAMLYRESGLLDELADDQATVSRHLTVFTDLWNLAHDEKTSIHMLEKAAQSHAASTPDT; encoded by the coding sequence ATGGCCACTCCCTCGGGCGAGTCACCGGCAGTCGCCCGGCGCCGGTTGAGGCTCGCACTGCGCCGGGCGCGCGAGATCATCGGCTATACACAGCAGCAGGTCGCCGATGAGATGGAATGGTCGATCTCCAAGGTCATGCGGATCGAGAGCGGCGAGGTCACCATCTCGGTGAACGACACTCGCTCGCTTCTGTCCTATCTCGGTGTCACCGATCGGGACGAGGTGAACCGGCTCATCCAGTCCGCCCGCGACGCCAAGAAGCGCGCCTGGTGGGACGAGGGCCGATTCCGCGAGCAGCTCCCCCTCGCACTACGCCAGCTCATTCAGTTCGAGACCGAGGCGCGCACGATCCGGTATTTCCATCCCATGTTCATTCCCGGGCCGCTGCAGACGCCAGGTTACGTGGAGACCCTTCTAGGGCTCTATCGTGACACGCTGCCGGCCGACTGGGTCGATACCCGCATCGAGGCCCGCCTGCTCCGCCGCAAGGCGTTCCTGGAGCGCACCGACAAGCCACGGGTGATGCTGCTCCTCGACGAGTCCGTGCTGCTGCGCACCATGGGCGACGCCTCCATGCTGGCCACGCAGCTCTTCGACCTCCATTCACTGGCGATCCAGGGGCGGGTGACCGTCCGGGTCATCCCGTTCACCGCGAAGATCGCGCTGCCCGCACTGGGCACTTTCGAGATCCACAATTTCGCCATACACGACGCTTCGGAGCAGCTCCCCGAGGCCGAGGAGTCCACGGATGACGCGATGCTTTACCGCGAGAGTGGCCTGCTGGACGAACTTGCGGACGACCAAGCGACCGTCAGCCGACATCTGACGGTTTTCACGGATCTATGGAACCTGGCACACGACGAGAAGACCTCGATCCACATGCTTGAAAAGGCGGCGCAAAGCCATGCCGCCTCGACGCCCGATACATGA
- a CDS encoding DUF397 domain-containing protein: MRTHLDLQWQKSSFCGSSACIEIATADQSRLMRDSKDKNSPILAFDAVAWGSFIAGVKADRLGSR, from the coding sequence GTGCGCACCCACCTTGATCTTCAATGGCAGAAGAGCAGCTTCTGCGGCTCGTCCGCCTGCATCGAGATCGCCACCGCGGACCAGAGCCGTCTCATGCGTGACTCCAAGGACAAGAACAGCCCGATCCTGGCGTTCGACGCCGTGGCCTGGGGTTCGTTCATCGCCGGCGTCAAGGCCGACCGACTTGGATCTCGATAG
- a CDS encoding DUF397 domain-containing protein, whose amino-acid sequence MQTDLQLRWRKRCGTSTCVEVATTPSTTYVRDSEEPLGDRLAVSASAWSAFIAAVAKDGIPTDRY is encoded by the coding sequence ATGCAGACCGATCTGCAGCTGCGGTGGCGCAAGAGGTGCGGCACCAGCACATGCGTGGAGGTGGCGACGACGCCGTCCACCACGTACGTACGTGACTCCGAGGAACCTCTGGGCGACCGACTTGCCGTGTCGGCGTCCGCTTGGAGCGCGTTCATCGCCGCCGTCGCCAAGGACGGCATTCCGACCGATCGCTACTAG